Genomic window (Alligator mississippiensis isolate rAllMis1 chromosome 7, rAllMis1, whole genome shotgun sequence):
GACAAAAGATTTTCCTTCTTTTATGCCTAAATGAACCAGCTTCAAAACAAGGGTGCTTGTTTCAAAATCCACCTCCACAACAGGGACAAAAATATTGGTCCCTCCACCCCCTAGACTAGTTTCATAATGATTCAGTAATTGTGTTCCTGATGTAGGAAAACCCCAACTATTTGCTTGAtatcgttttttttttttttcccctttatgatTAAGCTGTTGGTAACTGCTATGCAGTGATACACTTACCTGGAAAACCCTATCTTGCCTGCCAGGGGAATTTTAAAAGTGACATTTATACAGATACATTTGGACATAGAAGCAATTCTTAGAGAAGTTAAACTGAAATTGACTTTCATTTTCATATTCAGATTAAAATTTGGCCCTCACTTGTCATGTAGAGGCTGTAATCAGATGTCTTTGGGTAGTCCAGGGGGAAATTAAGTCCTGCAAGAGGTAGCTCTGTTAGAAAATGTACTTGGTGGAATGTGAAAATCATTggaagttttgggtttttttgtttgtttgtttggttttttttaaatataggaagAGTTTGTGAAAAGAtggaaagatatttttaaatgctgtaaAACTGTAGTGGATAGAAATAGTCCATTAATTTGCAAGGCCAATATTAATGAAATAGTGGCTACTTAATCTCAAAACTTTGACTAAAATTATCTATTAAAACAGGTATGGTTTagatacacatgcatttactacACAGGaagttgctgcacagtaagcagttTTCAGCCtaatatctacatgtgcatcattGATGCTTTAGGTACCTTAACAGCTCTCTGGGCAACTGTTTCAGTCTACTATGGtcaggtcagcaccctggacatccccgagttaaaaaaaaagatgtttaagaaataaagaaaaaacaaacccagttTTGAGAAACCTATTTTTTCCCCCCGAGTACTGATAATCTTTTcatcaaaaaacaatttttcattgAAAGATGCTTGGAAACACAGAGGGTTAAACAGAATGACAAAGTTGTCTCTATATAGATCCACTTAAAAAATTACCATGAACAAAGTGAAATTCTCCTTTTATGATTAACtcatttatttatgtattcatTCATTTCTTCTTCTAGGTCAAAGTTTTGGTGAACAAATGGCCATGGGGAACCAAACAACTGTCAGCTATTTTGTTCTGTCAGGTGTTTCCAATGACCCACAGCTCCAGCCTTTCCTTTTTCTGCTGTTCCTACTTATATACCTACTAACTGTCATGGGGAATGGGGCCATCATGGTGGTGATAAGAGCTGATCATCACCTTGACACCCCCATGTATTTTTTCCTATTCCATTTATCATTCCTGGATATATGCTATTCTTCAGTCACAGTCCCAAAGATGCTGCAGAATTTCTTGGCAGAGAAGAAAACCATTTCTGTTCCTGGCTGCATTGCCCAGATGAGCTTAATAATTCTTGTGTCCAGTACAGAGATGCTCATGCTATCAGCAATGGCCTATGATCGATATGCGGCCATCTGTGACCCACTGCATTATGGGAGGACCATAAATAAGCAAGTCCGTATTAGTCTGGTGGGGGGTGCATGGCTGATCAGTATATTTCATGCAATAACAAACACTGCTCCTGTGTTACATTTAAATTTCTGTGGGCCCAAAGAAGTAAACACTTTTAGCTGTGAGTTTCCATCTCTACTAGAACTGTCCTGCACAGAGACCTTCATCAGTAAAATCACATTTTTCACTTCAGCTGTGCTTGTCAGTTTGGTCTCATTGTCTATCACCCTGGTCTCTTATATTTGGATCATCTCCAACATCCTAAAGATGAGCTCTGCTGAGGGTCGGAGTAAAACCTtctccacctgcagctcccaccttaCTGTAGTTGTTCTGTATTATGGAGCTGGTTTGTTTCGATATCTGAGACCCCGTTCTGCCTCTTCTGTGGCTCTTGACAGAGTCTTCTCCATCCAGTACAGTATCTTAACTCCCATGTTAAATCctatcatctacagcctgagaaacaaggaggTAAAGGCAGCTCTGGGGAATATATTGGGAAAAATTAAAAGCATGTGAATGTATTTCAACACTTGGGAATACTAATAGACTAATGAGAACTGTATCTTAAGATATTCTGATACGTTGTAACTGGTTGGAATGGACATTTCATTTATCAACAATTAAGGTCTCCCTTAACCATAAGAATTTCTGTACTATCATGGCCATCTTGAATCCAACCTGTTGTAAAGGACTGTAGGAGTAAAGATGTACAAGGGGCATGCAAGCTGATGAAATAATCTCTAGCCTAGACTTATGAAATAGTTCTTTTCTTGTGGTTGTTGTGAGTAGTTAGAATGAGTCTTGTGGTTATAGTATTGACTTGAGAAAGGCTAATTCCAGTGCATCTGTTTGTATGCTGAATAAGCATATTCAAAGAGAGAAAGACAGTTTCACCCTGAAATGCACAATAATCTGGAGCCTAAGTTCCTCAACAATGAGGTGGGAAAAGTAGGTTTCGTTCCCTGTTTCAAATTGGACATGAAGACAGGGTGATGCCTGATGgaccctacccctgcccccttctcaggGGAGCTCTCTAACCCCAACACTTTTGGTATGGATTGGGCTCACTATCACTTCCTCTTTTGGATCCTCATTAAAGATGATTGTTCTAGCTCTTGGAGGGGTTGATAGCTGTGAGTCACATATTAGGGCAAGTGCCACTTGTTGTTcttaaacaatatattttttttaaatcaacttgaACACTGAATTGTAAAACAAGAAACCTTCCACAGGACcacacttaacacaatccagcctATTACTTCAATTcacatctctgattcagtctCCAAGGGTCTACCTCTTCCCTGACTTCTGTCTAACTGCAAACTAAACATGACTGATTGAGTCTTTCATTGAGAATCGTGAGCCTTAAACTTTGAGGATTTTTTTCTCACATTTTTTGAAGGGTAGCtaaggtggctcctgcctgaaCATGATGGCCGTTGTGATATTATAGTTAGGTACCCTATTCCTTGATGAGGGATTCAAGTGGATGATTCTTGCCATGGAATCTATAAGACTGTAGGATATTTTAAAGTGGAAAACAAACATTTCTTCCAGAAAGTTACTCCAATATGATAAGAAGGACATCAACTCATACCCAAGTTTTCTATTAGAAGTTAGCTAGTGTCAATTATCTTCAGTGTTAAAGATCAAGGTTTATTTCATTTGAAtgtgtttggtttctttttacaCACACAGATTTTTGCTTTGTCTCTGCCTATTAAGTTACACGGACATTTGGTGCCTGGCATGTTATGTTTGTTAAGGTATTTATGCACTGTATCAGTTCATCTCACATCAAAAATAAAGACAGCCATCCTTTACTGGGCTTATCCATAAAGGACATGGAGATAAACTTCCTTTCCTGTTACTTTTCACAAGGGCCTTGTGTCCACATCCAACCATTgatttagaccaggggttgtcaaccagaggtgtgtgtacccccaggggtaccttgaaaggtcccaggggatatgcagtggtgggtggggatggagcactgccaccctgcactgctgcctcacaggagcagggctgcggAGGGGCAAGAGCAGCAGTGCCCTTCTGTGGGCCACACAaacacagtgctgctgctgctctaccTCTCATCGCTCCCCGCCCCCCGCTCCATGCCCAGCAGCTAGccacacctgccccactcctcatccaactcacctccccccccccaggctacacttattaaaaagggggatGCTGGggatacacttattaaaaaagttGGCAAGTCCCTGACTTATACCATTGCCAAGTCATGTGTTCACTATGGGTGACATCCTATTAGCTGATGTAGCCATTTAAATCATGCACATAATTGCCTTAAGTGGCTAAATTGGTGTTTTGCAGTCACTATAGACATTCCATTTGCATTCTTTTTAAATTGTTGAAAATTATGTGTATGTGAATGTATTTGACATGAATGAATTGAGTCAAACTGAatgaactgagtctgctccatgttgtAATTAGAATGATCCAGAGtcacctcactgtcatgtgtattactTCCCTACTCATTTCAATGTGGCTATGGGGGTGCTTTATCCAAAtgtcattgaatgagctttatgTATAGTATCCTAcagacattttgaaatgcagatggGCTCAATACACATGATGGGGAACCATTTTAAATAGAGTGGCTGTCCAGGAaccgctgtaattaaaatgcaccccccAACTCCAGatcacatgtataggcagccttaggTTCATTTCTATGCATCACCATTATGCTCAGTATAGCTCCTATGCCTTGCCAACTCCCTAGAGGATGTAAATATCATGTCCTGTTACCTGTTGAAAACATTATCGTGTATGGGTCTTGCATGGCAGATTCTTACGAAGCACATAAAATCATACATTAAAGGGGATGTTAAAGAATTTTGTGGCAGCAGAACTCTGCAAATGGGATACACTTTTGCCCTATTTTCAGTTTAGGATTTGGTAGGTTCCCCAAACCTATGACTTATCCCCTTGTGACCTCCTTTATGGGAAGCAACCGCAGGGTATATTAGACATCCATCAGGGGTCGAGGCAAACACACAAACTGAAACCCTGAAATATAGTACAGTATGTTCTCTAATTTTGGGAATGCCTGGATCTTGTAGGAACATTCAACCAGGAGAATCTCTACATCATGCAATACACTCAGAAGCAACGGTATGGGAATGCCCAACTTTAAGTATATCCTCTAGGGGATCAGGTCCTGTTATAACTCCTCAGTGGAAGTATGTTGTTAGCTATATGTCAGGGGTCCTATGGGGTGATGAGATGAGTTGGGGAGGTGAATTACAAAGTTTGCCTAGTAGGGAGATATTATGGAACTTGGATAGATCACATAAATCTCCTGAAATGGTGGAGGACTTGAAAAAACGTCAGtgcctcagtgggcatgtctacatgtgcacatttattgcacagtaaccaaaattactgtgcaatatgggtgtacatctacatgtgcacccctgtacTGTGCAATAAATATGTTGACTTACGGTGACttaagtgtaaatttgatacctacaacaTGCAGGTTACAAATTTAagtctgattagttactgcatagcAACTCACAtgtagtaacactgtgtgtgttgaCTAATTTGGGACtagctttagtcccaaatcagccCACAtgcagtgttaatgcactttaatgcctacatgtgtagatgccagcctattccaatttactgtgcagtaaattactgtgcagtaaatttaagccaacaTAAACACACTTGTAGACAAACCCAGTCTGTCTTTTTTACAGTTGAAAAGGTTCCCTAGCTTAATTACTGTATGGGTGTAGTCCATGACAGTAAACACTTTCTTTTAGAACTAAATAGCATCAGAAGTCAGAGATGTATCATCATCAGGAAGTCCCTAAACAGTCTTGCGTTACTAAGCCCCAAATTCTATTTCACCTCTTAGCTACTTATAGGCAATCCTTTTCTACCCTACTTGAATCTCTGAAAAATTATGAATTGGTCAATTTATATACAACAATTTAATCTTAGTTTTAACATTAAGTTATACAAAGCTTCAGGGAGGAATATAACCTACCTATCTTTTGTATTACTCTCCCCTTCacattagtattttttttcaggaatGCGACGTGGCTAGAATGGTTGAACTTATATGCCTTGAATACAACCTAGGTGCTTCAAAGATGAAATGGAATTTAATCCTACAGGACTTTTTGGTTCCATTATTGAAGAAAAAAGGAATTGTGAAAATGATGTTTCTCTCAGTTCCCATAAGGAAAGGACTTTCCAAGAAAAACCTAGGTGACCAGCTTTTAGGTTTGGGAAGATGGAAAGACACAGTAGGGAGAACAGCTCAGGTGTGTTCTATGTTATCCTGATAACACAAGGTCCCCTGCACAGGGAGTAGCTCAAACTTTGTAAAGAATTCTGGTTTTAAGTGATCCCTACTAGGGGTGTAAGGGGTGAGGCAGGTGAAATGGGCAGAATAGACCATGGAGCTGATAGGAGAATGAGAGGAGAAGAGTAGAAGGCAACGAGGGGTCTAGGATATAGGGAGGGACTGAGAAGCCTGGGCAATGTGGGGGAATTGAGAAAGAGACTGGAGTGAGGTTTGGGTAAATTCTGGGGCCCCGTCAGAATTCATCCAGCCATGGGCTGTGATGTAGTGAGTTACCGTAGGCAGGCTGGGTTCACAAGAGATATCTATTGCAGACTGAGACAGCAGGATAAGGGGTGAGGCAGAAGCATGATCAGGGAAGATTGTAGATGAGAACTCATAGGTCCAAACAAAGCTGGGACAGTGACTGTGGCAAGTCTGGGATCAGACaggagcaaggcagaggtccaagaATCACAAACAAGAGTGCTGTTGATGGGACAAATCCCACAGGAAGTTTTATAGCCCCGTGTCAGGGACTCGCATTTCCCATCGGTTTTTCCTGGTCATCTGactcctcatgctgctgctgcccctcgctgcagctgctgcagcgggggcagcagcagctgatcccccgaaggtaagtggggcggagggacccggcacagctgagccggatccggaggggaagccccccgggtcccatatagctgagcaggtagggagccgcgctcccgagccgcgtggcgcgaacagagcgcgcaaacaggtgcgctctgtaagagcacgctggcgtttgcgcaggcgtttgcgccggagggcgggccaggagggccaggagtgggactcctgtaggggtagggcgtagacaccgcacaggtctacaaacagcagcttgtagaatggtgtctacgaggagtactgctagggcctctgcccagggggacaaggctaccaggggcaggtctgaggcctccacccagaacGAGCCCATgagggagccggtgtccccctacctcctggcctgtggggtatccccagcagggccggggggggcagagattgggggcccccacacctgtccagcaggtgcccgtcttagggctctggaggtgcaggtgagggagctccgggaggaggttagcaggctgagggggatcagggaggcggaggatgaaattgatagttatttcctttccctgcaggcccaggcaccaaaggaagaagcaccccggggaataccctccacagcagagtggcagacagtcacagccaggaccggagcagcacgcagcgaaccggtaccagcttctccagtccgactggtgaacaggtacgaggccctggcaaccctgcaggagatggaaggggaggaggaaacccttgagcaagaagaaaaccacgttcttcacactccaaacagatcaagagatccacgatgacccagaggaggaggcgacgagtgctcgtcataggagactccatcctgagaggtacggaaggacccatctgtcgccaggacccctcggcatgagaggtatgctgcctacctggagcaaagattcgggatgtgatggaggtaatccaggccaggatcaagcccaccgattattaccccatggtcctagtccatgtgggtactaatgatgcggccaggagaacccccgatcacctgatggcggactactgtgctctgggtggcgtgctgaaggagttcggtgcccaggtggttttctcttccatcctaccagtgaccggacgaggaagacggcaggagaactgcatcagagagaccaactggcagctttggcagtggtgtctcgaggcaggcttcggcttcctggacaatgacccgcacatcacgacgagggacatgctcagctgggatgggcttcacctgtcccccaaaggtaagcgtgtgttttctactaggttggcggatctcctccggtgagctttaaactaggctcgtcggggggaggggagtacgagggcaggagaagctgtggaccaccaaaccatgtggcacccacaaggacagcccagcctgaagaaggagaacattaggaacctgaaagccatggggaggccagcactacagaacaggtaagaaacaagaagttaaggaacaatgggccccttgggactcggagcgggggggcagcaaaggcaccagtcgcagggctcaagtgcctatatactaatgctaggagcatggggaacaagcaggatgaactagcgctcctgcttgcactaaacacctatgacttagtggggctaacagagacctggtgggattcatcccatgactgggcggtacatattgagggctatagattgtatagaaaggacaggtcggggaagaaaggggggggggggttgcactttatgtcagtgagcaatacacatcaaccctcatcaagacagaatccaaggttgaggaagtagaaggattgtgggttaggctacatggggggcaaggagaaagggatttggtggtaggggtctgctacagacccccacaccaaggggaagaaatagatgcagggctcctgaggcaactctcagagaccataaaagccaaagaggcggtagtcatgggggacctaaactacccggacatctgctgggagacgcagacaacaaggtcccatcgctcacgcaggtttctaacttgtgtacaggacctccacctgacacaggaggtgcatggtcccactagggggaatgccatactggatctggtattggcaacgggagatgacatgataggggacctccagatcggtagctatctgggagacagtgatcaccttataatagaattcaacataagacggcgagtgggtaaggtaactagtagggtgaaagtgctagactttaggaaaggtgatctcaatgcactcaggcgattagtcaaggaagcactgcagagtaggagatttgatgggatgggagcccaagaagggtggctgtgcctaaaggaaacgatccttcgggcacaaagcaagacgatccccgagcgaggcaaaagaggaaaaggggccaggaggcttccatggctgaccagagaaatccagggcagcctaagggccaaaaggggagcacataaaaagtggaaacagggtgagatcactaaagatgaatatacctcctctgctcgtgcttgtagggaggcagttaggcgggccaaagctaccatggagctgaggatggcaacccaagtaaaggacaacaagaaattgttttttagatatattgggagtaaaaggaaggcccagggaggaataggaccgctgctaaatgggcagaaacaattgatgacagataggggggacaaggctgaactcctcaacgagttctttgcctcagtgttcctaagtgaggggcacgacaagtctctcactgggg
Coding sequences:
- the LOC106738928 gene encoding olfactory receptor 8S1-like is translated as MAMGNQTTVSYFVLSGVSNDPQLQPFLFLLFLLIYLLTVMGNGAIMVVIRADHHLDTPMYFFLFHLSFLDICYSSVTVPKMLQNFLAEKKTISVPGCIAQMSLIILVSSTEMLMLSAMAYDRYAAICDPLHYGRTINKQVRISLVGGAWLISIFHAITNTAPVLHLNFCGPKEVNTFSCEFPSLLELSCTETFISKITFFTSAVLVSLVSLSITLVSYIWIISNILKMSSAEGRSKTFSTCSSHLTVVVLYYGAGLFRYLRPRSASSVALDRVFSIQYSILTPMLNPIIYSLRNKEVKAALGNILGKIKSM